One genomic segment of Mangifera indica cultivar Alphonso chromosome 6, CATAS_Mindica_2.1, whole genome shotgun sequence includes these proteins:
- the LOC123219752 gene encoding LRR receptor-like serine/threonine-protein kinase EFR, which produces MEIKFSVCFFLAFLLHLSTLSFINAEATDISTDKQALLALKAGISHDPSNLLAGNWSTRASVCDWIGITCGVRHHRVTALNISYLNLTATLPPQLGNLSFLVILSIRNNSFHGSIPDELAHLRRLRYLQFSFNNFINLKIPSWLGSLTKLQFLGLSEVKFSGTIPRSLGNLSSLERLHLDHNQLSGSIPTSIFNISSLQKLSLYQNQLSGSFPSILSNMTSLIYIDLGDNGLSGGLSATTFDHLPNLESLYLDKNLFNGEIPSSLPKCKGLQYLTLAINYFIGSIPREIGNLTQLKWLYLGYNEFQGMIHTNIYIYIYITNFLSRSYNCLL; this is translated from the coding sequence ATGGAGATAAAATTTTCCGTCTGCTTTTTCTTAGCTTTCTTACTTCATCTTTCGACACTTTCCTTCATTAATGCTGAAGCAACGGATATTTCCACGGACAAACAAGCTCTTCTTGCCCTGAAAGCTGGTATAAGCCATGATCCTAGCAATTTATTGGCCGGTAATTGGTCCACAAGAGCTTCTGTTTGTGATTGGATTGGCATCACTTGTGGTGTCCGCCACCATAGAGTCACAGCTCTGAATATTTCTTATCTGAATCTTACAGCTACCCTTCCTCCTCAATTAGGAAATCTATCTTTCCTTGTAATTCTAAGCATTAGAAACAACAGCTTTCACGGCTCTATCCCGGATGAGTTGGCTCACTTACGTCGACTCAGATATCTTCAATTCAGTTTCAATAACTTCATCAATTTAAAGATCCCATCATGGTTGGGTTCCTTGACCAAACTTCAGTTCTTGGGTTTGAGTGAAGTAAAGTTTTCAGGGACTATTCCTCGGTCCCTTGGCAACTTGTCTTCACTTGAACGACTTCATCTCGATCATAATCAGTTGTCAGGTTCCATTCCCACCtccatttttaacatatcatcACTGCAGAAACTTAGCCTGTATCAAAACCAACTCTCTGGTTCCTTCCCTTCCATCCTTTCCAACATGACTTCGTTAATATACATTGACCTCGGTGATAATGGATTATCTGGTGGACTTTCTGCAACTACTTTTGATCATCTTCCTAATTTGGAATCGCTTTATTTGGATAAAAACTTGTTCAATGGCGAAATACCATCCAGTCTACCAAAATGCAAAGGTTTGCAATACTTAACCTTGGCGATAAATTATTTCATAGGCTCCATTCCGAGAGAAATCGGGAACTTGACTCAACTTAAGTGGCTGTATCTCGGATATAATGAATTCCAAGGTATGatacacacaaatatatatatatatatatatatcacaaatTTTCTTTCTAGATCATACAATTgcttactttaa
- the LOC123219560 gene encoding receptor kinase-like protein Xa21 gives MLDYNNLLGPVPAAIFNISTMKFLSLIYNKLSGILPSTAELPNLEQLYLGDNNFIGPFPGFITNASKLSIINIGFNSFSGFIPEAVGNLKNLEWLYLSFNDLTSSTSDLSLIFPLTNCKNLRHLDVDGNPLNSILPSSIGNLSVSLESIYMSESNISGNIPKEIGNLSSLVEIQLHDNELIGSIPVAIDGLKKLQGLSLENNNLEGFIPYSLCHLNELVELHLDGNKFYGSIPACLGNLTTLRKLFLGFNKLTSFIPSNLWNLKDILYFDLSSNFLNGSLPLEIENLKVAINIDLSRNLISGSIPIAIGSLENLQNLSLAFNRLQGSIPETFGKLTSLEFLDLSSNILSGSIPKSLEALIYLKYLNLSFNQLSGEIPKGGSFGNFTSESFMGNLALCGSSKQHVPPCKTTTSGKSSSRKVILLIALPLSITLTLAVFVIIIVSMKCGKKRTRPPTHVEMHPLHTWRRISYEEIVRATNGFSENNLLGRGSYGSVFRGRLHDGMEVAVKIFNSHFESFEVECAVMSNIRHRNLVKIISSCSNYDFKSLILEYMPNGSLEKCLYSDDNVLDISNRLNIMIDVASALEYLHFGYSVPVIHCDLKPSNVLLDENMVAHLSDFGIAKLLGEEGSMTQTQTLATIGYMAPEYGREGKISRQGDVYSYGIMLMETFTRKKPTDEIFTEGMTLRSWVGEALCSTVMQVLDTNLLRRDDEHFSSKEECMSSILSLAMDCTRESPQYRIDIKEVITRLIKIKVEFGKVRQRRGRRV, from the exons ATGCTTGATTATAACAACCTTCTGGGCCCTGTCCCAGCTGCTATTTTCAACATCTCAACAATGAAATTCCTTTCGCTTATATACAATAAACTCTCGGGAATCCTTCCATCTACTGCAGAGCTTCCAAATCTTGAGCAGCTTTACTTGGGAGATAATAATTTCATTGGACCATTTCCTGGTTTCATTACAAATGCCTCTAAGCTCTCTATTATAAACATAGGATTCAACTCATTCTCAGGCTTTATTCCAGAAGCAGTTGGTAACTTAAAAAATCTTGAGTGGCTTTACTTATCTTTTAATGACTTGACATCTTCTACTTcagatttgagtttaatttttcctttgaCAAATTGCAAGAATTTAAGGCATCTTGACGTAGATGGAAATCCACTAAATAGCATCCTTCCAAGTTCCATAGGCAATCTTTCAGTTTCTTTGGAAAGTATATACATGAGTGAGAGCAACATTAGTGGAAACATTCCCAAAGAAATCGGAAACTTAAGCAGCTTGGTAGAAATACAACTACACGACAATGAATTGATTGGCTCTATTCCAGTTGCAATTGATGGGCTAAAGAAACTCCAAGGTTTGTctcttgaaaataataatttggaaGGATTCATCCCGTACAGTCTTTGTCATTTGAATGAATTGGTTGAGTTGCACTTGGATGGTAACAAGTTCTATGGGTCCATACCTGCATGCTTAGGCAATCTTACTACACTTAGGAAATTGTTTTTAGGTTTCAACAAATTAACTTCTTTTATACCCTCAAATTTGTGGAACCTTAAAGATATCTTGTACTTTGATTTGTCATCAAATTTTCTGAATGGATCTCTTCCATTAGAGATTGAGAATCTTAAGGTTGCGATAAACATAGATTTGTCAAGGAATCTTATTTCAGGAAGCATTCCAATTGCTATTGGTAGCCTAGAGAATCTACAAAACCTTTCCTTAGCATTCAATAGACTACAAGGCTCAATTCCTGAAACATTTGGTAAGTTGACAAGCTTAGAATTCTTGGATTTGTCAAGTAACATTCTTTCTGGATCGATTCCTAAGTCTTTAGAGGCACTCATTTAcctaaaatatctaaatttatctttcaaccAACTCAGCGGTGAAATTCCTAAAGGAGGATCTTTTGGAAATTTCACATCTGAGTCATTTATGGGAAACCTTGCATTATGTGGTTCTTCTAAACAGCATGTTCCACCATGCAAAACTACCACATCTGGAAAGTCAAGTTCAAGAAAAGTTATCTTGTTGATTGCTTTGCCACTAAGCATTACGTTGACATTAGctgtttttgttattataattgtCTCGATGAAATGCGGAAAAAAGAGAACAAGGCCACCTACACATGTTGAGATGCATCCACTACACACGTGGAGAAGAATTTCTTATGAAGAGATAGTGAGAGCAACAAATGGATTTAGTGAGAACAACTTGCTTGGAAGAGGAAGTTATGGTTCGGTTTTCAGAGGAAGATTACATGATGGGATGGAGGTTGCAGTAAAGATATTCAACTCGcattttgaaagttttgaagttgaatgTGCAGTAATGAGTAATATTCGTCATCGAAATCTTGTCAAAATTATCAGCAGCTGTTCAAATTATGATTTCAAATCTTTGATTCTAGAGTACATGCCCAACGGGAGCCTTGAGAAATGCTTGTATTCTGATGATAACGTTTTGGACATTTCAAATAGGTTAAACATAATGATCGATGTTGCATCAGCTTTGGAATATCTCCATTTTGGTTATTCAGTTCCCGTAATTCACTGTGACTTAAAGCCCAGCAATGTCTTGCTAGATGAAAATATGGTTGCACATTTAAGTGATTTTGGCATTGCAAAGCTCTTGGGCGAAGAAGGCTCTATGACACAAACACAGACCCTCGCCACCATTGGTTATATGGCTccag AATATGGAAGAGAAGGAAAAATATCTAGACAAGGGGATGTATACAGCTATGGTATTATGCTAATGGAAACCTTTACAAGGAAGAAGCCAACAGATGAAATTTTTACAGAAGGAATGACCTTAAGGAGTTGGGTTGGTGAAGCATTATGTAGCACAGTGATGCAAGTCTTAGACACAAATCTACtaagaagagatgatgaacATTTCTCTAGCAAGGAGGAATGCATGTCATCTATCTTGAGTTTGGCTATGGATTGTACAAGAGAATCACCTCAGTACAGGATTGACATAAAAGAAGTAATAACAAGActcatcaaaattaaagttgaatttgGAAAAGTCAGACAGAGAAGAGGCAGAAGGgtttaa